The stretch of DNA CTGTCCAGCACGGTCGACCTGGGGCAGAGCTCGGAGACGTCCGCAAAGCTGTGCCCCGGCCCTCCCCCGCCGTGCGTGCAGAACGGCACAACGGTCTTCCCCGAGAGGTCGTATTTCGACAGGAATGTCTTGACCGGAGGCGGGAATGTCCCCCACCAGACAGGATAGCCTATATAGATAACGTCATACGACCCGATATTATCGACTTTTGTTAATAATTCCGGCTTGTAACCGTCGCTGATCTCCTTCTTTGCAACTTTTACGACTACATTGTATTCTGTAGGATAGGGCTTAATAGACCGTATCTCAAAAATATCGCCTCCAACAAGCTTATGGATCTGTCCGGCAACCTCGCGGGTGTTGCCGGTGAGCGAAAAATATGCCACAAGGATCTTTTTGTCGCCTGAAGACGGCGCGGCCTCATCGGCAGCGAAACTCATCCCGGCCGGCGCGGCCATAAATA from Candidatus Omnitrophota bacterium encodes:
- a CDS encoding flavodoxin, whose product is MNKVILSVSAIVAFILFMAAPAGMSFAADEAAPSSGDKKILVAYFSLTGNTREVAGQIHKLVGGDIFEIRSIKPYPTEYNVVVKVAKKEISDGYKPELLTKVDNIGSYDVIYIGYPVWWGTFPPPVKTFLSKYDLSGKTVVPFCTHGGGGPGHSFADVSELCPRSTVLDSFETLGNRAKDAQGEVSEWLREIGRI